The following coding sequences are from one Sciurus carolinensis chromosome 11, mSciCar1.2, whole genome shotgun sequence window:
- the LOC124960265 gene encoding olfactory receptor 1013-like, which produces MPRGNRTVTEFILLGFTTDPVMQLVLFAAFLIMYVLTVAGNATLIVLICNDARLHTPMYFFIGNLSFLDLWLSCVYIPKILAICISDDKSISFAGCLAQFFFSAGLDYTECYLLAAMAYDRYVAISKPLLYSQAMSIKLGAFLAAASYLGGFNNSAVLTKKTFSFDFCNDNVIDDFFCDLLPLVKLACGRTEGYQTLMYFLLSSNVITPIALILASYLFIIATILRIRSTQGRLKAFSTCSSHLVSVTLYYGSILYIYSRPQTSYFLDTDKIVSTFYTVVFPMLNPLIYSLRNKDVKGALNKLFK; this is translated from the coding sequence ATGCCGAGGGGAAATCGCACAGTGACCGAGTTCATCCTGCTGGGCTTCACAACAGACCCCGTGATGCAGCTGGTCCTCTTTGCAGCCTTCCTCATCATGTACGTTTTGACTGTGGCAGGAAACGCCACCCTCATAGTGCTGATCTGTAATGACGCCAGGCTCCACACGCCCATGTATTTTTTCATTGGAAACCTGTCCTTTCTGGATCTCTGGTTGTCCTGTGTCTACATTCCAAAGATCCTAGCAATCTGCATCTCCGATGATAAAAGCATCTCCTTTGCTGGCTGCCTGGCTCAGTTCTTCTTTTCTGCTGGGCTGGACTATACTGAGTGTTACCTGCTGGCTGCCATGGcttatgaccgctatgtggccatctcaAAGCCACTGCTTTATTCTCAGGCCATGTCCATAAAACTAGGTGCATTTTTAGCAGCAGCCTCATATCTCGGTGGCTTTAATAACTCTGCTGTCCTCACCAAGAaaactttctcctttgatttctgTAATGACAATGTCATTGATGACTTTTTCTGTGACTTGCTTCCCCTGGTGAAGCTGGCCTGTGGCAGGACAGAGGGCTACCAGACTCTGATGTACTTTCTCCTGAGCTCCAACGTCATCACCCCCATCGCCCTCATCCTGGCCTCCTACCTCTTCATCATCGCCACCATCCTGAGGATCCGCTCCACCCAGGGCCGCCtcaaggccttctccacctgctcctcccacctggtCTCTGTCACCTTGTACTATGGCTCCATCCTCTACATCTACTCTCGTCCCCAAACTAGCTACTTTTTGGACACGGACAAAATCGTCTCTACCTTTTACACTGTGGTGTTCCCAATGTTGAACCCCttgatctacagcctgaggaataAGGATGTGAAAGGGGCTCTGAACAAACTCTTCAAATGA